The sequence below is a genomic window from Gossypium hirsutum isolate 1008001.06 chromosome A11, Gossypium_hirsutum_v2.1, whole genome shotgun sequence.
CTCTTACATTGACAATAATGTCAATCGAGCCAAGACTCAATCGACCATTATATATTTCTAATGTTGTACTTACTACTTATATTGTTCATTTTAacagtattttaaaaataatattggaTGAAAATAAACCTGTGAATAGTGAGAAAGTATTAATATAATGGTGAAATGAAAAGAAGATTGAAGTTGAATTGCAGAACaatggaaattttttaaaagaaattgttgATGCTTTGTGTATAAGGGTGATAGTTGATATAAGAGTTCTTTGTTATGAATAAAGGAGAAGGTAGGTCATCAATTACAACAATGCATATAAATGTGATTTAAGGAATTCATATTGTAAGCATAATTGATAatgatttatttcattatattgtAAAAAATAAGGAAAGTTGTAAAAACATTGAAATGTGGTTTGATTATATTATTCCCATACAATTGTGACTTTTATTTAAATTGACCATCCATTATACTTTTATTGAGATGTTCATATTTTTAGAACATGGAGTGCAACTTTGAATCTCCCATTAGTGTAGCAAAGTAGTCCGCCAGCCgccttaaattttgaaaaaaaggatTACTGCGGTTATACTCCAAACTATGTGAGTATACACGATAAGTTAAGAAGTTTGAACAATAAGTTTGCCATCAGCAAGGTGAGAGGCCACATGCAAGCTTACCTTCCTAAGATGATTACTCGAGCAACGAATGACCTAATCTTTATTGTTAATATAAAGTTGTTGGCCACCAAATATTATATGGGTTTAATTGCTTTATTCTATTAGAGTCAGAATGAATGACAGGGTCTGTTCTGTCAGAAATATCATTTTCTCATCAAAGACATCTTTTCCATGCGCTCCGTAATGATAGCTAGATAACAAGTCCAACACGTTAACACCATATTACACAATACCATTGCCTATAAATACCTCAAGGAAcgataaaaaaaaaatcgaacCTTCAAGAGTATTAAACTTACATTATGCCAACACACTTTTAGTCTCCAACCTTTAAGTTTTTTTCACTGTTATTCTCCATAACCTTCGACTCTCCGTTTTGACTAAGTGAACCGAACATCCACAACAACCACTCTCTTCTCTTTTATATTCCTCCCTTATTGTATCATTCTATCAACAATTGCATTAATTATTCTTTCTAAAAGTAAGTGCACTATGTTGccattattgtttttttaattatttattttatatttttttaaatatagatagtttacaatttaatcgcTCTTCTAAATATTATCAAAATCAAATTACTTAATAACCTCTTTTAAAATTACGTTATTAGTCCTTATTAAATTTTACTTGTTACATTTAGTTCTAAAATAATCACTTATGAATAatgatgattttgaatttttttaaatatttattaaattgaatattatctaattatattttgaataaaattaatcgAATTTATCTCtaatcatatatattaaaaatgtaaatgtaaatctttttatttttttatttaaaaaacttaaacattttagTTTATAATTTTTCTGTTACTTTAAATGCCTTTAAATGAATATAATTTCATTATGAATAAAATAGGGCGatactattttgttttaaaaaataatttaaattaagtatAAGAGTCACAAAATCTTAAACaacataccaaaataaatttatatgatacctatattcttttattttgctatattagtttatatattaattaattaaattatttaaaattttataataattacatatttatgtGATACTGATACAATTTTAAAcatgaatataaatatatttggtatatattatatattaattaatattttttaaaagaaattttaaaaaaatagttaattttcaattttcataattaaatttaaatttaattttgtactttaaatttttacatgatttgatttctatatgcataaatatatttataattttttcattttagaaaaacAGTTAAATCTAATTTTGGTTCCTTTATTAgacttaaatttgatatttaatctctataatttttaatataatttggacCCTTaatattttcaactttttaattaaaatattacgtggttttatataatttgaatgtGTTAAGAAAAATCTTAGAGGCTGGCAATGACATTTgactttctatttcttttaggtTTGTACATTATAAGTCGatggtcaaattttaattttttccctaGATTATGTTAAAACTTGAGGTTCAATTCATATGCTTGAAGTCGAatctaagcatgatattaatatattttatatttgttcaaGTTTGGCTCAATCCAAAATATGATCTTAAAATTTTTCCCAAACCAGTATTTGGATTgtccattttatttttaattttttaaaaatatttatattatattattttaatattttataattttataattttttatttattaaaattttttatatagtcatcttaacattattttaatgtttacattagagtagtattatatattttgtataagtttatttttttaaatgtgttctaaattacataatatataaacataacataatataaagtattataaacttaaaactgGGTCGAGTCGAGTTAGACTCAGACATTAAATGTTCAAGCCTGAGCCCGATCCATATTTtaaatgagtttaattttttttttgcctaatctcatttttcaagcttaatatttttacctaaaccctccCAAATTTTGAGCAGACCTTCAGGCATGATAAACAATTATACATCCATAAATGAAttccattaaaaattaaaaaaaagaagaaggccGAAAACATGTTAAACCTTTATAATTCTTAGGGATTCTTTTTATAAGAGTTAATAGATTTTAATTCTTAGGGATTCTTTTTATAAGAGTTAATAGATAGTAGTATTACAATTCtagcaaaaggaaaaaaataattttataataaaagtatatggataaatttaatttttaatgtttatattttttgttaatttaatttttaatttttagttaaacttaaatttgaatttaatctttaatcattaaaaaaatcgAATTTAAACATCAACTATTCAAGAAgagttgaattattatttttttttaataaaaaaatttgcatgaCAATCtaagtatattttatatatttttttaaaatttttcataattttttttgaattaataatagagttttcataattcatcaatgaATGGAATGATTATAATTAATGTATTGAAAAGTAATAATTCATCAATGAATGGAATGATTATAATTAATGTATTGAAAAGTAATACACAGATTTCTCCTTTCTTCATCAGTGTTTAGGCCTGAATTCAACGCCTTCAATTAAAAGGCCTCCCTTTAGATGGCAACCCTTGACCTCCATCAAACTGATCTtcacttgttcatccttttccccACTATAGAACTCTCCCAACTCAACTTCCATCCACCCATCTTCCCTTTCTCTCACACTTCCTTCCTTCTTATTACCCAAATTTCCCATCTCTTTGCTGTCCTCTCCATGCTGCAGGAATACATTGCTGCTACAGACCTGGTTTCCCACTTCCAATGTTATCTCTGATGCCATCAAATCAAGCCCATACGCACGCTCTGAGATTTTCATTATAAGATAAGCCCCATATGTTGTATCTGGGGTCagcattttagtccttattttccCGCCTATTTCTAACCAATCTGTTGTTCTTAGCACTGCCACTCGACAGAATCTGTAAAAACATGTTTTGGAACAGGGGAAATTAAGCCGTTTTAGTTATGGTTTGCAAAATTTAAGAGAGTTTGAAACTAACCTTGATTCAGCCATGGATATCCAGCTCCAATACAAGGGATTGGAGCTCCATGTGATGGAAAGTTCTTTTGCAGATAATATGTAACATATCTTGCCTGATGATTTCTCCAACCTGAAAACCTGTTGAATATTAGAGACTCAATGCTCAAAATTGCTAAATCGAGTGCAGATTAAAGGAATAAGCTTAATTACCTTGTTACCACCATCAATCAGAACTGAGTCAGACAGACACTGAAACAGTTCCTTTTTGGAACAAAACATGAGAGGAGTGACCGAATTCGACACGATTTCAGCATAATCCGAAGGAAGAAACCTTTCCCAGACCAAATCCGAATCACTTGCCGATCGAAAACACGACGAAACTAAGGATGCTCTTAATGCATCTTCTGGGGAAGTGAGGGACAGAATGATAGAAAGACAATCTTTTGGTAACATGTTGAATGTCTGAATGAACTTCAAATCTGTTTTGCCAACAAAAACCCCAGTTTAAGGGGGTATATAAAGGTCGTGTGAACTCTGCAATGATAATCTAGAAACAGAGCGGTTGCCACGATGAATGTATATTTTGAGCTTATTGCTTGGAATATATATTAAGATAAGGATAAACGAATAATTAACACCAAAAAAACAACaggttataaatattttaatacaaGATATTATATGTTTTGGCCGGCTAGAAAGAAAGATCGTCTTGGATTAAACAATAATATTCTTATATCTAAACCCATGACTATCCAAACCCTGAAAAAGACACGTTCCGAAAGACCTACCTTTCAAATAGGGAAATAGAAGATAGATTAGCTATGTAAATTAAATGCTTAATCATAAATTTTgctattaaaattcatatatttttgtcaAAATAGTCCTAATTATATTTTAGAGTTCTTTTTTTTGCCATCAATTTTTATTCTGTTtttcaatttgtttattttaatagaTGTGATGAAAGTGCCGTTAAGAAGTTAATGGGGTGATATGGAATttcatatgtgaaatattttaataaaatgtaatttattacttagataatcaataaaataattatatgtaaaaaataataaagaaataaataaaacatgaagttaaaaaaataattcttaattttaaaaaaaaacataaatatatgatttatttattttattatttttcacatgtgaTTATCTTATTGAGTtacctaagtaataaattacatcctattaaaaaatatttcacattagccCCGTTAAATTCTTTAATTGTAATTTCATGAAATATATTAGAAAAagcagtttgaaaaaaaaaacaaaataaacaaatgttgaTAGTAAAAAAAAGACTCAAAAACATAATTAGAATAATTTTGATAAAACATATAAACGTTAGTagtcaaatttatcattaagtctaaattaattaaatagataaaATGACTTTTTATTATAAGGTTGAATACGAAATAAACCATTATGATTTTTTCTGTTCATCCATATATGAATTCATTAttcattcaatatatttttttatataaatagtaATTCAAATTAAcagaataaataaaatgaatattttgtatttaaatttattttaaattatatagaatTTATTGACAAAATTGAACGGAATTGAATTAAACTACCAAACTAGCGAAGATTTAAGCCATCCATTTGCATATTTATTGAACATTATTTAAAGTAGAACCAGGACCTAAGGTTTAGGTAATATCCAAAGTTAAGTTTTATACCTAAAACAAGATTTAGGAAAGctttaattaatttcttaatgaAAGCATTAATTAATCTATAACCCTCTATCTCTTAAATTAATGACTATTTTCATTAATATTAATACAATATTAATAAgctaaatacaatttaatttgttttaataatttaatttagatgaataatttttttgttgttcGTGACAGGGTGGAGCGAAGGGGGCTGGCAGGAGCTCTATCtcctttaaaatagaaaatttcacctttaatttttttataattttaaaaattttaaattggtatatagtaaaattacactttgtccattgagaaaaaaatattttaattttttaaaaattataaagatataggctattacaATGGTGAAATTTCACTTTTGTTATCATAAAAATTTACAACTTCATCCCAGCCCCCACAAAATTTTTTTTGGCTCCGCCCCTGCTTCGTGTGTCTtaatttatctcatatttcatataatttgttataataatttttatttaataagtttttaatgaataaattgataaactaaatgctaaaaaaattaaggattatttttttagaaaattttataaatactaAATTTGTATTGTAAAATTATTTGGTATATTCATTTATGTTGGTTTAAGTTTCGTTTATTGTtggattattatatattaatacaattttttgtATTGTTTGTGtcgttattttatttataatataattaataatatttatatttaattattttatatctaaaaattGTCGGAACATTTTCAACAACAATTATAGTGTTTCAACAACAATTATAGTATTTCAAaaactataaatgaaatggtgtagttaatcaaaagttatatctATTTGGTTATTGACAAAGAATTATgactattcaaacaatattatttgAAGAGTTATGTTTAATCAAGAGATATTAGATGAATAATTATGTCTCTTATGCTTTTATGAAAAGACAttaaaattcctataaataggaattagatttcatttggaaatcataccaacgagttctaaaaattctttccatCTTTTCTCCATCTTCAAATATtattagattgttctataaagagaTACTGCaaaaattctttatagaaattaattttcttgttatacattgctcagtgcTTAGTGGACTATTTTCGTCAGTGCAAAATGTAAATAGCCATCAAGCTTCATTGTATCCTTAAGGTTCATTTGCTTGAAACCCATTTGCACGTCGAgtataagtgggggcgaatagaaccttaaagatagtAGCTTAATACACGCTTTGGAGCCTTATCCTATTTCCTCGTTTTTTGTTCGAGTTGTTGTTTGTGCGTTTGAGACTTTCCTCACCAAAGTTTTTGTACTAACAAAAATTAAGATATATGcttatttattgtttgtttattATCTATGAACATTTTGGTGAATATATTTGTTTACTTTAAACGAACGAATATGAACATAtgagattttaaataaataaatacgaatACAATTTTAAATTCTTAACAAATACAAACTGaatataaaaaaactttaaaataaacaaagtaacaTAAATATAAGTCCATTTATTTAAGATCGATCCATTTACAACCCTAATGCCTTCAAACGCTTCTGGAGGTGTTCACTAATCTTAGATATCAACCGAACTATCTTGAACTTATAAGCAAGAATCACTTTTGTCTACAAGTCTACAAGATTCTTTTTGGTAGCAACTTTATTAATTACAATGACTTTGAGCATGATCACGAGTTAAttgaatattaattaaattaaaaaatttcaaaaaaataatattatatattaaattatgaaaaactcataatgtaagtaaaaaatatatttattaaaattttatataaaaattaaatgaaattttgattaaagtgaataaTATCAAATCCAAATCTTAccatatattgtttttttttaatttaaataaagtgatgattaaaattctTATTAAACATTCGTTTAATGcggatttaaataatatttcctctattttttcctattattttaaaaaattttaaaaataaaatgaattttattaaaggGAGTTACCCacgaaataaaaaattattactttttGCCTCAAATCACAACTACTCACTATCACTACCACTACCACTACCATCTTCGGCCAAAAAATTGTTGTTGTTTTGccattttat
It includes:
- the LOC107887229 gene encoding F-box protein PP2-B15, whose amino-acid sequence is MLPKDCLSIILSLTSPEDALRASLVSSCFRSASDSDLVWERFLPSDYAEIVSNSVTPLMFCSKKELFQCLSDSVLIDGGNKVFRLEKSSGKICYILSAKELSITWSSNPLYWSWISMAESRFCRVAVLRTTDWLEIGGKIRTKMLTPDTTYGAYLIMKISERAYGLDLMASEITLEVGNQVCSSNVFLQHGEDSKEMGNLGNKKEGSVREREDGWMEVELGEFYSGEKDEQVKISLMEVKGCHLKGGLLIEGVEFRPKH